The genomic window GATATATCAAAATTTAGTATTACAATTTCTGAAGAATTAAATAATTCATAAATGAATTCTCTTTTAAAATTATATGAAACGTATTTAGACCTAAAAAAAGAGGATGATTTTGATTTTGACAAATTCAATCAATTTGCGATTGTTCATCACTCAAACTCAATTGAAGGATCTACACTTAGTAAGGAAGAAACTTATCTATTATTAAGCGAAAATTTAACCCCTAAAAATAAACCCTTAGAGCATACGTTGATGGCTATTGATCATTATGCAGCTTTAAAATACGTGATTGGTTTAGCAGCGTCTAAAACAGAACTGTCCGATGTTATTATTAGAAAAATAGCATCCTTAATAATGGATAAAACAGGCTCGGAAATATCGTCTATGGCAGGTAATTTTGATTCCTCAAAGGGGGATTACAGAAAAGTGACAGTGAGAGCGGGCAATACGACGTTTATGGATTACCAAAAAGTTCCAGAAAAAGTTAATGAGTTATTAAACTATATTAATGACACTATTAATACAGTAAAAGGGTTTCAACAAATCAATGAATTAGCTTTTGACGCCCACTTTCAGATGGTTTCAATTCATCCATTTGCGGATGGAAATGGAAGACTCAGTCGGCTTTTGATGAACTATGTACAGCACTACCATAAAATTCCGTTAACAGCGATCTATTTAGAAAACAAATCAGACTATTTTACGGCCTTAGAAGACACTCGAAATCAGAAAGACATTACTATTTTCAGGAAATTTATGTTTGATCAAACAACTAAAAATCTATTAGAAAAAATAGAGGAACTCTCTCAGAAACAAGTCTCAAAAAAGGGGAAAGGAATGAATTTTCTTTTTTAAATTATATTCGCTCAAAATACAATAGATTAATAGAAGGTTTTTTGCTGAAGACGGGACTTAGCTCCGCTGAGTCCCAGAACCAACATTTTGAGAAAAGCCGACGTCGTTCCATTATTTTCGAAACAAATGCTAATTTTTTGATCGTGCAGTGAAATAAAGCTTATAACTTAGGATCTGCAAGAGGGCTAAGTGAAATTTTGTGAAGCCTGAACAAGCTAACGTATAAAATTAGCTCCTATAAAACCCTTGATTAATATAAAAAATTAGTGTAACTGTTTTTTAGTTACACTAATTTTTATATATTTGTTTATGAGTAAGACAGAAAAACTCTTAGAAAAATTTAAAAGTATTCCTAATGATTTAACGTGGGATGAACTCGTTAAAATATTAAATTATTTGGGGTATTTTGAATTATCAAAAAAAGGTAAAACAGGGGGTTCTCGACGAAAATTTGTAAATGAACTAAAAGACGTTATAAATTTACATAAACCGCACCCTACTAAGATTATTAAAAAGTATATGATTAAGCAATTATTAGAAAAACTATAATTATGAAAAACACATTAGAATATAAAGGCTATTTAGGAACTGTAGAATATAGTAACGAAGATAATTGTCTTTATGGAAAAATTATAGGAATAGATGATTTAGTTAATTATGAAGCTCAATCGGTTGAAGAATTAAACACCTATTTTAAGGAAGCTGTTGAAGATTATTTAGCGACTTGTAAAGAAGTAAACAAAGAACCAAATAAAACATTTAAAGGCGTCTTTAATGTTCGTACCTCTAAAGATAATCATAGAGCCTTATCAATGATCGCAGAAAAAAATAAGATGAAATTAAATGAAGTTATAAATAAAGCATTTGATTTCTTTATAACAAATGAAGATAAAGTATTAGGCTAAACTCCTAAAAAAAAGCTAGGACTTAGCTCCGCTGAATCCCAGAATCAACATTTTGAAAAAAGCCGACGCCGCTGCATTATTTTCGAAACAAATGCTAATTTTTTGATTGTGCAGTGAAATAAAGCTTATAACTTAGGATCTACAAGAGGGCTAAGTGAAATTTTGTGAAGCTTACAAAGGACAGATGAAGATTAGCAAGAATTAAACAATTCATATTGTGATAAGCACATTCACTTAGGGAAATAACATAAAAAACACATTATGTATATAATGTATAATTTGTATATTTGTATAAATAATTAACTTATGAGAAAAAATATTGACATTGACGATAACGTTTTAAAAAAGTTAAAGTTCCTTTCTGCAGTTGAAGAAATTAGCGTTAAAAAGCTTATGGAAAAAGCAATTTCATTTTTTGTTGAATCCAAAGAAAAAGAACGTTTAAATTCCTTATCAGAAGAAGAAAAAGAAGATTTAGGACTTTTATTATTAATGCAACAATCGGACAGAAATGATATTGTTAGCGAAGAAGAAATTATGAAAGAACTTAGCTAATGAAAGTTATATATTTAAGGAGTTTCCTTTCTGATTTAAAAAAAATTAAAGATCAAAAAATTAAGAATAAAATTAAGATTTTGATTCTTGAAATTAAAGGAGCAAACCTATTAGAAGATGTTGAAAACATCAAAAAACTAAAAGGCTATTCTATGGCTTATAGATCACGAATTGGTGATTATAGAGTTGGAATGTATAAGGAATTTGAAAGTGTAGAGCTTGCACGTTTCGTAAAGCGAAATGATATATATAAGGTGTTTCCAAAAAAGGGGGCAAAATGAAAATAAACGTTTAAATAACCGATCGTTGGCCTTGATCCACATAATGGTACAGGCTAATAATACAACCAAGGCTAATTTTTAAATAGTACTTTGAAACAAGCAAAGATTAGAACTTAGGATCTACAAGAGGGCTAAGTGAAAATTTTGTGAAGCTTACAAAGGACAGATGAAGATTAGCAAGAATTAAACAATTCTTAGTGTGACAAACACATTCACTTAATGGAAAATAAAAAATTACTATAAAAGCTGCAAAAGGAAAAATAACACAAAATAATATTGTGATACTATTTGTATAACAGGGTGTTATTTTGTATTTTTGTTCTGTTCTTAATTATGGATGTAATAAATATTAATTAATAGAATTTTTAGAATTATGGGGAAAAAGGAAAGTTTCAAAGTTCAGACTGCTTTTAGGTTCGATCATGAACTTTTAGAGCTTGTCAGAGAGAAAGCGAAAGCACAGCGAAGAAGCCTCAATAATTATGTTGAGATATTAATGTTAAGGGATGTAGGTAACATTCCTAATGATGAAACCAAACAAGCCATAGAAGAGGCTAGAAATGGAAATTTGGGAACCATCGAAAACCTTGATAGATGGCTTGAAACACTTTAAAATAAAATGTACAAATTAGATTTTACAACTAAGTTTAAAAAGGATTTAAAAAAAATAAAAAGTAACAAAAAAGAATATGTACTTGCCGTTAAACTATTAAAAATCCTTGAAAAAGAAGGGGTTTTTGGAGTTCCAATAATTATGCGTCCCCACAAATTAACAGGAAATTATAAAGATAATTGGGAGTGTCATATCAAACCAGATTTGTTAATTATATGGGTTCAAATTGAAAATCCGAATACAGTTAAGCTCGTTAGAATAGGTTCTCATTCTGAATTATTTAAATAAAAAACTTAAAATCTAAATAACCGATCAGATAAACACTTAAATATACCGCTATGCGGAAACAAGTCTCAAAAAAGGGGAAAGGAATGCGTTTTCTTTTTTAAATTATATTCGCTCAAAATACAATAACAGTAAAATCAATATTTTTTCTTCTTTAAAAACTCTTTTAACCTTCTTTGTATATTTGTTTAGGTTAACCTGTTTGTAGGCTCCTGTAAACTATTGTAAGTCAAGGTTTTAAAGAGAGTTATTTGTCAAGTTTATGACATTATTTATATTGAAATGTGTCAAGTTTATGACGTTGTAAAATGGAGAACAAAATTAAGAAGGCTAAATATTATTTTAATTAATGCTAATTCAGATCCAATAAAATAAATATTGCCCTTTTTATTGCCCTAAAAAATAAAAACCTCTCAAAATCAATAGATTAAGAGAGGCTTTTGTACTGAAGACGGGACTTGAACCCGTACGTCCCAAGGGACATTGGATTTTAAGTCCAACGTGTCTACCAATTCCACCACTTCAGCATCTTGGTATGTTTTAAAAAAAGTATCAGAGCGAAAGACGAGATTTGAACTCGCGACCCCCACCTTGGCAAGGTGATGCTCTACCCCTGAGCTACTTTCGCAATTTTTTAATGAACGTTTCTCTACTATTGTATAGAGAGGTGCAAATTTAATACAATTCTTAGAATAGCAAAGTTTTTTTAAACTTTTTATGCTCTTTTCTTTTTGGTCAACATCCGCTTGATTTCATTCAATTTCATCAAGGCCTCAACGGGTGTCAACGTATCAATATCAATCG from Formosa sp. Hel1_33_131 includes these protein-coding regions:
- a CDS encoding Fic family protein; this translates as MNSLLKLYETYLDLKKEDDFDFDKFNQFAIVHHSNSIEGSTLSKEETYLLLSENLTPKNKPLEHTLMAIDHYAALKYVIGLAASKTELSDVIIRKIASLIMDKTGSEISSMAGNFDSSKGDYRKVTVRAGNTTFMDYQKVPEKVNELLNYINDTINTVKGFQQINELAFDAHFQMVSIHPFADGNGRLSRLLMNYVQHYHKIPLTAIYLENKSDYFTALEDTRNQKDITIFRKFMFDQTTKNLLEKIEELSQKQVSKKGKGMNFLF
- a CDS encoding type II toxin-antitoxin system HicA family toxin; translated protein: MSKTEKLLEKFKSIPNDLTWDELVKILNYLGYFELSKKGKTGGSRRKFVNELKDVINLHKPHPTKIIKKYMIKQLLEKL
- a CDS encoding type II toxin-antitoxin system HicB family antitoxin translates to MKNTLEYKGYLGTVEYSNEDNCLYGKIIGIDDLVNYEAQSVEELNTYFKEAVEDYLATCKEVNKEPNKTFKGVFNVRTSKDNHRALSMIAEKNKMKLNEVINKAFDFFITNEDKVLG
- a CDS encoding plasmid stabilization protein, with product MKVIYLRSFLSDLKKIKDQKIKNKIKILILEIKGANLLEDVENIKKLKGYSMAYRSRIGDYRVGMYKEFESVELARFVKRNDIYKVFPKKGAK
- a CDS encoding type II toxin-antitoxin system RelE/ParE family toxin codes for the protein MYKLDFTTKFKKDLKKIKSNKKEYVLAVKLLKILEKEGVFGVPIIMRPHKLTGNYKDNWECHIKPDLLIIWVQIENPNTVKLVRIGSHSELFK